A stretch of the Oxyura jamaicensis isolate SHBP4307 breed ruddy duck chromosome 4, BPBGC_Ojam_1.0, whole genome shotgun sequence genome encodes the following:
- the HELQ gene encoding helicase POLQ-like isoform X1, with the protein MAEPPFAVRRRSRLGSARKRSRPPAGPSAACSPLALKRANTGGEGAPAQSPYCNDSEEDMFGDYDSFCEDDSLLAQVLDTEHPRPQDAETDVRAAGEFVLESLQSGTDHRKQDNRSTSDMGVICGGDTKHGFRTIESDPLDNQEDLGDSLLDELPSSQLLYFAEMCQPSTGYEGSAGTKKMDVSKSSSLDKIWSASSPCPDSEHKNRSTEFSSDLKSDSCKNTSLTDHLKNALTENAKAQTLKVSKTKQLKEAILSEEICVARKAIGSSSVDIGPFYGLPSKVKDLFRQLRGIETLYEWQHDCLTLECLQQRKNLIYSLPTSGGKTLVAEILILQELLCMQKDVLMILPYVAIVQEKVWGLSSFGIELGFLVEEYAGSKGRFPPIKRRCKKSLYIATIEKGHMLVNSLIETDRIGDLGLVVVDELHMLGEGSRGATLEMTLAKILYTSKSTHIVGMSATLNNVGDLQKFLQAEYYTKNFRPVELKEYIKIRDTIYEVDSKAENGFTFSRLLNFKYSSNLKKADPDHIIALVTEVIPKYSCLIFCPTKKNCENVASMVCKYLNKEFRSHREKEKQDLIKDLKNIGNGSVCPVLKQTIPFGVAYHHSGLTNDERKSIEEAYSRGVLCLLACTATLAAGVNLPARRVILRAPYVASDFLKKNQYKQMIGRAGRAGIDNAGESILIAQEKDKHLVQDLVTSPLENCYSNLLLEFTKGMQNLLLSLVGLRIAVTQEEVYDFLCHTLLGVQQQLLSKEKSLSELVKDGLESLIEKGLLKVKIMEKNQNSRITLAITRLGKATYKGSIDLSYCNLLYKELKKGLEGLVLESSLHLLYLATPYDMVSNCSPDWMIYLRQFNQLSAAEQTVADMVGVPESFIAKKASGQAIRKNVDSASVNRLYLSFILYTLLKETSIWSVSEKFNLSRGYVQNLLTSAASFASCVLHFCEELEEFWVYKALLTELTKHLTYCVKTELIPLMEVAGVLEARANQLYNAGYKTLAHLANANPETLMKTIEHLSRRQAKQIVSSAKMLLTEKAEALQEEVELLLKVPTDIPGTS; encoded by the exons ATGGCCGAGCCTCCGTTCGCCGTGCGGAGGAGGAGCCGCCTCGGCTCCGCTCGCAAACGGAGCCGGCCCCCGGCGGGGCCCAGCGCCGCCTGCTCGCCGCTGGCTCTCAAGAGAGCGAACACCGGGGGCGAGGGggccccagcacagagcccg TATTGCAATGATAGCGAAGAGGATATGTTTGGAGACTACGACAGCTTTTGTGAAGATGATTCTCTGCTAGCTCAAGTTCTCGACACGGAGCACCCGCGTCCACAGGATGCAGAGACAGACGTGAGAGCAGCCGGAGAGTTCGTACTTGAGAGTCTTCAGTCAGGAACTGACCACAGAAAGCAAGATAATCGTTCCACTTCAGATATGGGTGTCATATGTGGAGGGGATACGAAGCATGGCTTCCGAACGATTGAAAGTGACCCACTGGATAACCAGGAGGACCTGGGTGATTCTCTTTTGGATGAATTGCCTTCATCGCAActtttgtattttgcagaaatgtgtCAGCCTTCTACTGGCTATGAGGGATCTGCAGGCACGAAAAAGATGGACGTGAGCAAATCTTCATCCTTAGACAAAATCTGGAGTGCATCATCTCCTTGTCCAGATTCTGAACACAAGAACAGAAGTACAGAATTTTCTAGTGATTTGAAGTCTGATTCATGTAAAAATACGAGCCTTACAGAtcatctgaaaaatgctttgacTGAAAATGCTAAAGCTCAGACCCTGAAGGTCTCAAAAACCAAGCAGCTTAAGGAAGCTATTTTATCTGAAGAGATTTGTGTAGCTAGGAAAGCTATCGGATCATCTTCTGTCGATATAGGCCCTTTTTATGGATTACCCAGTAAAGTTAAAGATCTCTTCCGGCAGCTTCGGGGGATTGAAACACTTTATG aatGGCAGCATGATTGCTTAACATTAGAATGTCTACAGCAGAGGAAGAATTTGATATACTCATTGCCAACCAGTGGTGGAAAAACACTTGTTGCTGAAATTTTAATtctccaagaactgctctgCATGCAGAAGGACGTTCTGATGATCCTGCCATATGTTGCCATTGTCCAAGAAAAG gTTTGGGGTTTATCAAGCTTCGGGATAGAATTAGGTTTCCTGGTTGAAGAATACGCAGGAAGTAAAGGACGATTTCCACCCATCAAGAGAAGATGTAAAAAGTCCCTTTATATTGCTACAATAGAAAAAGGGCATATGCTAGTGAATTCCTTGATTGAAACAGATCGAATTGGTGACCTTGGTCTTGTTGTGGTGGATGAG TTGCATATGCTTGGTGAGGGGAGTCGTGGAGCAACACTGGAAATGACTCTTGCAAAAATACTCTACACAAGTA aaagcaCACACATTGTTGGAATGAGTGCGACTTTAAATAATGTTGGAGACCTCCAAAAGTTCCTGCAAGCAGAGTACTACACTAAAAATTTTCGACCG GTAGAATTAAAGGAATACATAAAGATCAGAGACACAATTTATGAAGtagacagcaaagcagaaaatggctTTACTTTTTCACGTCTCCTGAATTTCAAG TATTCTAGTAATCTGAAGAAAGCAGATCCTGACCACATCATTGCACTGGTCACTGAAGTTATTCCAAAATATTCCTGCCTAATCTTTTGTCCGACTAAAAAGAACTGTGAAAATGTGGCTTCAATGGTGTGCAAGTACCTGAACAA AGAATTTAGATCTcacagggagaaagagaaacaagaccTCATTAAGGACCTAAAGAACATTGGGAATGGAAGTGTCTGTCCTGTTTTGAAGCAAACAATACCTTTTGGTGTTGCCTATCACCATAGTGGACTTACAAATGATGAAAGAAAGAGTATAGAGGAAGCATATTCTAGAGGTGTCCTGTGTCTTCTTGCTTGCACAGCTACATTAGCTGCTGGAGTCAACTTGCCAGCTAGAAG gGTTATTTTGAGAGCCCCTTATGTTGCTAGTGATTTCCTGAAGAAGAACCAATACAAACAAATGATTGGCAGAGCTGGTCGAGCTGGTATTGACAATGCTGGTGAAAGTATTCTCATAGCACAGGAAAAAGACAAGCATTTG GTTCAAGATTTAGTTACCAGTCCTTTGGAGAACTGTTACAGCAATCTTCTCCTGGAGTTCACCAAGGGAATGCAGAACCTGTTGTTGTCTTTGGTTGGATTGAGG ATTGCAGTTACCCAAGAGGAAGTGTACGATTTTTTGTGCCATACATTGCTGGgtgttcagcagcagctgctgtctaAGGAGAAGAGCCTCTCAGAGTTGGTTAAAGATGGGCTAGAAAGTCTAATAGAAAAAGGACTcctaaaagtaaaaataatggaGAAGAACCAAAATTCCAGAATTACATTAGCAATCACCCGGTTGGGTAAAGCTACGTATAAAG GGTCTATAGACTTGTCGTACTGCAATCTTCTTTACAAAGAATTGAAGAAAGGTTTGGAAGGGCTGGTTCTTGAGAGCAGTCTTCATCTTCTCTATCTGGCAACTCCATATGATATGGTTTCTAACTGTAGCCCAGATTGGATGATATACTTGAGACAG TTCAATCAGCTAAGTGCAGCAGAGCAAACAGTAGCAGATATGGTGGGAGTACCTGAAAGCTTTATTGCAAAAAAGGCTTCTGGTCAAGCCATCAGAAAG AATGTGGACAGTGCTTCTGTAAACAGGCTCTACCTCTCATTTATCCTATATACCCTACTGAAAGAGACCAGCATATGGAGCGTTTCAGAAAAATTTAATCTGTCCCGAGGGTATGTTCAGAATCTCCTTACCTCTGCTGCTTCGTTTGCTTCTTGTGTTCTACATTTCTGTGAG GAACTGGAGGAATTTTGGGTTTACAAAGCCCTGCTGACAGAACTTACCAAGCACTTGACGTACTGCGTGAAGACAGAACTCATTCCGCTGATGGAGGTAGCAGGGGTTCTAGAG GCACGAGCTAATCAGCTTTATAACGCAGGGTACAAAACCTTAGCACACTTAGCAAATGCAAATCCAGAAACTCTGATGAAGACGATTGAGCATTTGTCACGACGTCAAGCCAAGCAAATTGTTTCATCTGCAAAG ATGCTGCTGACTGAGAAAGCTGAGGCTTTACAAGAAGAAGTAGAACTCCTCTTAAAGGTGCCTACAGATATCCCAGGGACTTCCTGA
- the MRPS18C gene encoding 28S ribosomal protein S18c, mitochondrial has product MAARGVAAAMARRSWAPALRGERPRRLLQQQALPGSDQPIEMENPYKEPPKKCVLCGIKVDYKNVQLLSQFVSPYTGRIYGRHITGLCNKKQKEISKTIKRAQVLGFMPVMFKNTSFLTDPKICNVKY; this is encoded by the exons ATGGCGGCGCGGGGGGTGGCAGCCGCTATGGCGCGGCGGAGTTGGGCGCCGG ccctgcggGGGGAAAGGCCTCGccgcctcctgcagcagcaggcgcTGCCCGGCTCTGACCAG CCCATAGAAATGGAGAATCCCTATAAAGAACCTCCTAAGAAGTGTGTCTTGTGTGGGATAAAGGTGGACTACAAGAATGTTCAG CTTCTGTCCCAGTTTGTATCTCCATATACTGGCCGCATTTATGGCAGGCATATAACAG gctTGTGTaacaagaagcagaaggaaatttcAAAAACCATTAAAAGAGCTCAGGTACTTG GATTTATGCCAGTTATGTTTAAGAACACATCATTTCTTACAGACCCCAAAATTTGTAATGTTAAATATTGA
- the HELQ gene encoding helicase POLQ-like isoform X2 — protein MSATLNNVGDLQKFLQAEYYTKNFRPVELKEYIKIRDTIYEVDSKAENGFTFSRLLNFKYSSNLKKADPDHIIALVTEVIPKYSCLIFCPTKKNCENVASMVCKYLNKEFRSHREKEKQDLIKDLKNIGNGSVCPVLKQTIPFGVAYHHSGLTNDERKSIEEAYSRGVLCLLACTATLAAGVNLPARRVILRAPYVASDFLKKNQYKQMIGRAGRAGIDNAGESILIAQEKDKHLVQDLVTSPLENCYSNLLLEFTKGMQNLLLSLVGLRIAVTQEEVYDFLCHTLLGVQQQLLSKEKSLSELVKDGLESLIEKGLLKVKIMEKNQNSRITLAITRLGKATYKGSIDLSYCNLLYKELKKGLEGLVLESSLHLLYLATPYDMVSNCSPDWMIYLRQFNQLSAAEQTVADMVGVPESFIAKKASGQAIRKNVDSASVNRLYLSFILYTLLKETSIWSVSEKFNLSRGYVQNLLTSAASFASCVLHFCEELEEFWVYKALLTELTKHLTYCVKTELIPLMEVAGVLEARANQLYNAGYKTLAHLANANPETLMKTIEHLSRRQAKQIVSSAKMLLTEKAEALQEEVELLLKVPTDIPGTS, from the exons ATGAGTGCGACTTTAAATAATGTTGGAGACCTCCAAAAGTTCCTGCAAGCAGAGTACTACACTAAAAATTTTCGACCG GTAGAATTAAAGGAATACATAAAGATCAGAGACACAATTTATGAAGtagacagcaaagcagaaaatggctTTACTTTTTCACGTCTCCTGAATTTCAAG TATTCTAGTAATCTGAAGAAAGCAGATCCTGACCACATCATTGCACTGGTCACTGAAGTTATTCCAAAATATTCCTGCCTAATCTTTTGTCCGACTAAAAAGAACTGTGAAAATGTGGCTTCAATGGTGTGCAAGTACCTGAACAA AGAATTTAGATCTcacagggagaaagagaaacaagaccTCATTAAGGACCTAAAGAACATTGGGAATGGAAGTGTCTGTCCTGTTTTGAAGCAAACAATACCTTTTGGTGTTGCCTATCACCATAGTGGACTTACAAATGATGAAAGAAAGAGTATAGAGGAAGCATATTCTAGAGGTGTCCTGTGTCTTCTTGCTTGCACAGCTACATTAGCTGCTGGAGTCAACTTGCCAGCTAGAAG gGTTATTTTGAGAGCCCCTTATGTTGCTAGTGATTTCCTGAAGAAGAACCAATACAAACAAATGATTGGCAGAGCTGGTCGAGCTGGTATTGACAATGCTGGTGAAAGTATTCTCATAGCACAGGAAAAAGACAAGCATTTG GTTCAAGATTTAGTTACCAGTCCTTTGGAGAACTGTTACAGCAATCTTCTCCTGGAGTTCACCAAGGGAATGCAGAACCTGTTGTTGTCTTTGGTTGGATTGAGG ATTGCAGTTACCCAAGAGGAAGTGTACGATTTTTTGTGCCATACATTGCTGGgtgttcagcagcagctgctgtctaAGGAGAAGAGCCTCTCAGAGTTGGTTAAAGATGGGCTAGAAAGTCTAATAGAAAAAGGACTcctaaaagtaaaaataatggaGAAGAACCAAAATTCCAGAATTACATTAGCAATCACCCGGTTGGGTAAAGCTACGTATAAAG GGTCTATAGACTTGTCGTACTGCAATCTTCTTTACAAAGAATTGAAGAAAGGTTTGGAAGGGCTGGTTCTTGAGAGCAGTCTTCATCTTCTCTATCTGGCAACTCCATATGATATGGTTTCTAACTGTAGCCCAGATTGGATGATATACTTGAGACAG TTCAATCAGCTAAGTGCAGCAGAGCAAACAGTAGCAGATATGGTGGGAGTACCTGAAAGCTTTATTGCAAAAAAGGCTTCTGGTCAAGCCATCAGAAAG AATGTGGACAGTGCTTCTGTAAACAGGCTCTACCTCTCATTTATCCTATATACCCTACTGAAAGAGACCAGCATATGGAGCGTTTCAGAAAAATTTAATCTGTCCCGAGGGTATGTTCAGAATCTCCTTACCTCTGCTGCTTCGTTTGCTTCTTGTGTTCTACATTTCTGTGAG GAACTGGAGGAATTTTGGGTTTACAAAGCCCTGCTGACAGAACTTACCAAGCACTTGACGTACTGCGTGAAGACAGAACTCATTCCGCTGATGGAGGTAGCAGGGGTTCTAGAG GCACGAGCTAATCAGCTTTATAACGCAGGGTACAAAACCTTAGCACACTTAGCAAATGCAAATCCAGAAACTCTGATGAAGACGATTGAGCATTTGTCACGACGTCAAGCCAAGCAAATTGTTTCATCTGCAAAG ATGCTGCTGACTGAGAAAGCTGAGGCTTTACAAGAAGAAGTAGAACTCCTCTTAAAGGTGCCTACAGATATCCCAGGGACTTCCTGA